From the Nerophis ophidion isolate RoL-2023_Sa linkage group LG18, RoL_Noph_v1.0, whole genome shotgun sequence genome, one window contains:
- the lim2.3 gene encoding lens intrinsic membrane protein 2.3: protein MYSFMGGGLFCAGVGNILLIVSTATDYWMQYRHSSNYMHQGLWRYCVPGKCMTHTDSIAYWDATRAFMILSLLACFIGIVIGVMAFIHYSSFDGFDKTFAAGILFFISCFFVLLAMAVYTGVTVNYYGKRYGNWRFSWSYIMGWVAVVLTFFSGIFYMCAYRMHECPRNSNSR, encoded by the exons ATGTACAGCTTCATGGGAGGCGGCTTGTTCTGTGCCGGAGTGGGCAACATTCTCCTCATCGTCTCCACGGCAACAGACTactggatgcagtaccgccactCCAGCAACTACATGCACCAGGGCCTGTGGCGCTACTGCGTGCCCGGCAAGTGCATGACGCACACGGACAGCATCG CGTACTGGGACGCCACCCGAGCCTTCATGATTCTTTCCCTGCTGGCGTGCTTCATCGGCATCGTGATCGGGGTCATGGCCTTCATCCACTACTCCTCCTTCGACGGCTTTGACAAGACCTTTGCAGCCGGCATCCTCTTCTTCATATCCT GCTTCTTCGTGCTGCTGGCCATGGCAGTGTACACGGGCGTGACGGTCAACTACTACGGCAAACGCTACGGGAACTGGCGCTTCTCCTGGTCGTACATCATGGGCTGGGTGGCGGTGGTGCTCACCTTCTTCTCAG GTATCTTCTACATGTGTGCCTACCGGATGCACGAATGCCCGCGCAACTCCAACTCGCGCTGA